The Amycolatopsis sp. DG1A-15b genome contains the following window.
CGTTCCTGCTGCCGGTCGCCGAGTCCCTGGTGGACGTCGGCGCCGAAGTGCTCGCCGTCCTGGAGGCGAACCCGGCAACCACTGTCCTCAAAGGATGGTCTGGGCGAGGGGCCGTCCAGGTCGGCAAGGTGGCCGAACTGGTGCGGTACGCCGGGACGCTGGCCCGGCACCGCGTCCCGTACCGCATGGGGCGGGCGGTCATCGAAGCCCGCGGCGACGACCGGGTCCGCGAAGCCGTCACCGCGCGCGTCCGCGCGGACTGGTCGGTCGTCCCCGGCACCGAACGCACCCACGAGGTCGACGCCCTCTGCGTCGGGCACGGCTTCGCGGGGCAACCCGAACTGGCCGTCGCGGCCGGCTGCGCCCTCGACGGCGGGTTCGTCCGGGTGGGCGACGACCAGCGCACCAGCGTCGCCGGCGTGTTCGCCGCGGGGGAGATCACCGGCATCGGCGGTTCGGTCGCGGCCGCGGCGGAAGGCGCGGTCGCCGGGTGGGCCGCTGCCGGGAGGACGCCGGTGCGCGCGCTGACCAAGAAGCGTGACCACGCCCGCGCCTTCGCGCGCCGCCTGGCCGCCGCCCACCCCATCGGCGCGGCGTGGCCCGGCTGGCTGCGCGAGGACACCGTCGTCTGCCGCTGCGAAGAAACCACCTACGGCGACCTGAAAAGCGCCGCCGCGGACCCGGCCGCGCCGGGCCCGCACGCGCTGAAGCTCGGCACCCGCGCCGGGCTCGGCCCGTGCCAGGGCCGGATGTGCGGCTCCGCTGTCGCCGAACTGTGCGGGAGCACTGCGTCGCACCACCGTCCGATCGCCCAGCCGATCCGCCTGGGCGAGCTCGCCGATCCGAAGGAGTTTTCATGAGCACCCGCGACCTCGGGGGCGTGGTCGTCGCCGCCGCGCTGCCCTACCGGGCCGACGACGCCGCGCCGGCCGGGCTGGCCGTCGACTACGACGCCTACGCCGAACACTGCCGGTGGCTCGTCGGGAACGGCTGTCGCGGCGTCGGCCCGAACGGCTCCCTCGGCGAGTACTCCTCGCTCACCGACGACGAACGCCGCCGCGTCGCCCGCACCGCGATCGAGGCCGTCGGAACGGACGGGATCGTCGTCGTCGGCGTGCACGGCCCCGGCGCGCACCAGGCGCGGTACTGGGCCGAGGCGGCGGCCGAGGACGGCGCCCACGGCGTGCTGTGCCTGCCGCCGACGCTCTACCGCGCCAACCGCGGCGAGGTGCTCGCCCACTTCGAAGCCGTCGCGTCGGTGGGGCTGCCGGTGATGGTCTACAACAACCCCTTCGACACCAAGGTCGACCTCACGCCGGACCTGCTGGCCGAGATCGCGCAGATCGACAACGTCGTGGCCGTCAAGGAGTTCTCCGGCGACGTCCGCCGCGTGCTGGAGATCCGCGAGCGGGCGCCGGGGCTGGCCGTGATCGGCGGCGCCGACGACGTCGTGCTGGAAAGCCTGCTGATGGGCGCCACCGGCTGGTTCGCCGGGTTCCCCAACGTGTTCCCGGCCGAGTCGGCGCGCCTGTTCGAGCTGGCCACGGCGGGCAAGCTCGAGGAGGCCAGGGCGCTCTACGAACCGCTCGT
Protein-coding sequences here:
- a CDS encoding FAD/NAD(P)-binding oxidoreductase, encoding MTHVVIVGAGPAGLAAAEHALAAGADVTVLDQADAPGGQYHRGASHRFEALLNRCTWWPESTVWALEGKRIHVLRGPADGTNRQRRTLEPDALVLATGAHDRVLPFPGWQLPGVFTAGAAQALAKGEGVAVGRRVLVAGAGPFLLPVAESLVDVGAEVLAVLEANPATTVLKGWSGRGAVQVGKVAELVRYAGTLARHRVPYRMGRAVIEARGDDRVREAVTARVRADWSVVPGTERTHEVDALCVGHGFAGQPELAVAAGCALDGGFVRVGDDQRTSVAGVFAAGEITGIGGSVAAAAEGAVAGWAAAGRTPVRALTKKRDHARAFARRLAAAHPIGAAWPGWLREDTVVCRCEETTYGDLKSAAADPAAPGPHALKLGTRAGLGPCQGRMCGSAVAELCGSTASHHRPIAQPIRLGELADPKEFS
- a CDS encoding dihydrodipicolinate synthase family protein — translated: MSTRDLGGVVVAAALPYRADDAAPAGLAVDYDAYAEHCRWLVGNGCRGVGPNGSLGEYSSLTDDERRRVARTAIEAVGTDGIVVVGVHGPGAHQARYWAEAAAEDGAHGVLCLPPTLYRANRGEVLAHFEAVASVGLPVMVYNNPFDTKVDLTPDLLAEIAQIDNVVAVKEFSGDVRRVLEIRERAPGLAVIGGADDVVLESLLMGATGWFAGFPNVFPAESARLFELATAGKLEEARALYEPLVAAFRWDSRTEFVQAIKLGMDLVGRRGGPCRPPRGPLSDVHREQVRADMGRALAALGVA